aaaactggaatTGCAAGCTTTGTTTCACCTTAGGATAACAGATATGGGTAACTCAGCAGAGTTGAGAATCCATCTTATCCCACTATCTATACACCTTTTCACTGAGCTTCTAGTAAAATACCACATTAAAATATCAGTCTTTGTATTAAATACAGTGTATCACCCCATATACCCACAAATCTCCAAGGCACACAACGTGGAACATAGACAAGAAAGACTCATGCCGTTTTTCCATACTAGTTATTTTTCCTTGCAGCACTGAATATTCTGTAAATCTGTATGATGACTCTACTGAAGTGAATTCTTGCATATAAAAATCTATCTCCTCACACAAATCGTGCACAGAAATTTGAAACATCAGAAGTGATAAAATAGTGTGAAACCATCAGTTATGTCAACTAAGCTTGCATTTTCTGATTGTAAAGTTACAGAATTAGAGGTTAGAGTGTCAAAATAGATTATTTTTGAATATGACATGGTTTTGAAAATCAACTTCCATCATAATTCACAATGAATTATAGATATGAGGATTAAACATCAGTATCCAAAGCCAATGATCCTAGctgcatattgaatgaaatgccaggaacaaaaggacaaaaaatatcaTACCTCAATTATATAGACTAACTATagtataaaaatttggtgaactaaagttgagagcatgggttatcagactgGAGCTTATTGTAAAGCATCTTAGATTGCAATGGCTTACAGCATTCAAATATTTGGGAgttataactgttaattctaaattctgagatactgagctgtttatataaaACGTGgttttttccagaaactttgggtatttacatgacccctgaaactcagagttagagctctgtaACTACGAAAGTCAGCAGCaacccatataggaactgtttaaaaagtcgaaaaagtgatcagatttcgagcagagatatgaatgaaactcaTCTGGATAGGATGAAGGTATATCAGAAGgctaggtaaaggatgatatcatccatactTTGAAActacaacttctgtgtgagaccaaagggtgAGATGTtgattttgtgcaaaatttatattttgggtagtgcatttcctaatttaacttgtattgtcagtttagttaataccataagtacatagaaacCTGAAtatacatgagattttgttggtttgtcaaggTTATTGTGATgcactgataaatcccagagtgagttgGACAATGAataagaagtatttacaaagtctcttgggggaatggagagaaaaaggaaaatattcaacttccccatttggaaaatttctgatattctaacaagcagttgggacaaccaaatcgataaacagagccctcaatcttagggtttgcccctatggAACGTATTCCTGAAAAAGATggactaagtctacttaaaattaggcctaagtgtcacccccagagtaCCTCTTTTCTTACTTaggtgtggtctctctttctctaagctgaTGCTgcaagtgaacttactgccctccccctctatgtgggacatgacatccagggatgtcAAACTCCCTAGCAATGAGGAACAAAAATCCCAAGATGAGATGGAAACCAGCATAAGGGATTggaaacctttttgaccaaaagagggaagagataaatgagaaaaaacgtgccagaggctgagagatttcaaacagattgagaggttatcctgggggttattcttatgcattttatagatatcccttttttagttaatggtatattggagtggctagagagaggtacctgaaactgtagaactgtgttgcagtagcctgGTTTCTTGATGATGCTTgcataatgatacaacttttacaatgtggctgtgtgattgtgaaaaccttgtgtttgatgctccttttatctagggtatggacaaagagtaaaaaatattgataaagaataaaaataataggaggaaaaaggttcaaataaattgggtagatggaaatatagtggtcaatgagagggagtggtaagaggtatggtatgtaggagttttttttcttttttttatttctttgtctgaagtgatgtaaatatattaaaaaaatgatcatggtggtgaataaaAAACTGTGAATATATTGTtcgccattgattgtacactatgtatggaatgcttgtatgttaagcatgtctgtttgcatgttgttttatgAACAAACAGTTTCtgttaatttaagaaataaaaataaataaagaatgataCTGAAGGATCACATCCTACTTTCCGTCTTAATTCATCATTTAAATAACATTGCCCTCCTAGGCTAATTTTCATGAAATTgcaaaaaagaccaaaaaaaaattagaagactaCCACTGAGAGAAATCTTACAGAAACCTTAGCAATTGAAGACTGAGCTTTAATTTCCATAGCTTTGCTCTGTCCTAAGACATAACCCCTCTCTCTACTCATTCTCCTCTGGTCACAAACACAGAACAATCATTGATCACCCATGTGTCTGGATTATGCTGCATCAGAATATTTAGGTGGCAAGGTTTTTAGATTCATGAAGGACTCTGGAACCAGCAATCCCTAAGTTAAATAGCTTTAGATCGAAAGGGCCCTAATCACAACAAAAAAGATCTCGTGGTTCACAAGTAATTAGGGTtagattaataaataaaatgcccATTCCCAAAACAGCATAAACATAATGAATTTCCAAGACATAAACATGAGATGCTTCAAATTCTGGTACATAATGGCATATTATCTGTTTCAAAATATGTCATTTTACATGCACACtatgaattttattaatttccatttGTTGTCCTATTATTATGGGTTATGATGATTGCTTTTTTCCAGCTAAAACTATCACCTCTCTCATAAGCTGCTACCTTAGCAGAGTCTTCTCTTATTTTGAAACCTCTTCAATGCCTCTTTAATCTCTTTGTTCCTCAGACTGTAAATTACTGGATTCAACATGGGTATGAATATAGTGTAAAAGAATGATGAAAATCTGTCAAAGCTGGAGGAACCACCAGAGCTGAAACTGAAATAGACAAAGCAAATTGATGTACAGAAGAGGGAAACAGTGGTCACATGAGAAGCACAGGTGTTAAAAGCTTTGGACCTGCCTTTAGCCGAGGTGATCTTCATAATGGAGAGGACAATATAACCATAGGATAGCATGACAATTATAGCACTTGCTATCCCATAGGTAATTGTTAATATAGCAAGCATGATCTGTACAAAAAAAGGATCAGTGCAGGACAATTTTAACAATTGAGGCAAGTCACAGAAGAAGTGGCGGATCACATTAGGCCCACAGAAGTGGAGCTGAAGCAAGGCACACAATTGGGGTAAAGAACCAGAGAGTCCAGCCATATAGAGTCCCAGTGTCATCCGACTGCAGAGGCTGGGTGACATGATGGATGAATAGAGCAGTGGCTTACAAATGGTGGCATATCGGTCATAAGCCATGACTGCCAGTAGACAAGACTCGCTCAGTCCCATGCTTGAAAAGATGAAGTACTGAACCATGCAGCCCACAAAGCTGATTGTTCGCTGCTGCTGGAAGAAGTTGAAAAGCATATCTGGGGCTGTAGAGGTAACATAGCAGATATCTATGAAGGACAGGTtactgaggaagaagtacatgggtgtgtggaggTGGGAATCCATCCTTATCAAGACAATGAGGCATAGGTTCCAGGTGACAGTCGTAATATAGATCAACAGGAATATAATAAAGAGCACTGCTAAGATGCTGGGAAAATCTGAGAATCCCAAGAGGATGAAGTAGGTGATCCTTGTAATATTTCCTCCTCCAATCATTGCCTTGGTGTTtctaaaatcagaagaaaacaagGGTCTATACTGATGAGTCAGGAGAAATCATATCATTATCATTTTCATATGTACTAATTTTCCCCACAATGATCTCTTGAAAATACTTTGATATCTTTCTGTTAAAAATAACCCATCTTTTCACCTCAGAGTAGTCAAGAAGTAAGTATTCAGTGTACCAAGGTATAAATTAATTTATGTGGTCTCAAGAGAAAAGAGAGTTTCAAAAGTTGAGTGGAAATTCTAAAATTATAGTATTACATATGCTATTAGGAAGCATAAAGTAGAGATCAATGGCTCtattaatagctttttttttgagaggtgcatggtccagaaattgaacttgGCTCTTcctcatgaaaggtgagcattctaccactgaaccacccatgcagcCTGTTAATAGCCTATTAtgatgtaaatatatacatatttctgttAATTAATTATGTAAATTTAATTGTATAATAGCTCAAGTATAAgtggcagcttacaaattaattttgaaatatattttctgttccATACTgtcaatgaaatttttaaatatatcttcttttgcttttcttctcatgggcaggtaccaggaatcaaacccaagtctctggcatgggaggcaagaactctgcctgctgagccaccgtggcccaccctaaaaatattttcttttaattttaaaaaatgtttcccctatTCATGACACCTTTACAACATATGCTCTATAATACACAATAtgtataatacataaaatatttatcagtCTATAATTAATGCAGCATCTACAAGCTGGCCAGAAAATTAACATCAAAATTGCAATGTTGATAAATTTGTTAAGGCAAAACCTTTTGATTTTGTGTACCCAAAAAAATTATGGAATGAGTCTTCTCTGAAAGCTTTCATTTTAAGCATTCTAAAAGTGGGTGAGTTTAGTTCATCATTTGCCCTATCATCTTAGTGTGAGAGTATTTTGTCTAATGGTAAATAGCTTAGTGGTGTATTTAAGCATTTGGGCTCTGGAGTTTGGGTTCtgaaatgcttttgtttttattaacattttccaatattttccatCTAGTGTGAGCTTAATCACACTAAATCCAGTTTTACCCATGCGCTGGTTTGAAAagtttacgtaccctagaaaaggcatatTTTAATCCAAATCAATCTTGGGGGAGCAGtcattccttctaatccctattcagtagtgtatgttggaaactttaattagcttatttccatggagatgtgactcaataagtgtgggtattaatcttgatAGGTGGAGATGTGAATTTACCCATTCCAGGggggtattgattggttttaccagaatcctttaaaagaagaagcactttggaaaaagctagagaacagcAGAGAACAGCAAGAGATAaaggagcagagaagaacaacagatccacgagaaagccacagtaGAAAATATcccagaaccacaaagcagagagtccaccagccagcgacttttggagatgaagaaggaaacatcacccggggagctggagaggaagcgtTTCTGATTTCTACATGCTCTCTGTGTGACAGTATTATGTTCTCTGTGCTTCAGGTGCCTCACCTATAAAAATTGATGAATAATTGTTACCACCTGTTGACACCTGTTATAATAATTGTTACAACCTATTAATCACAGCAGTTGTAGTGATTAAAAGACATGAGGGTTTTAAACAATAAGAAACCAATTAATGTTGGTAAATTCCTATCCCATTATTATTCTTCTCTGAAacgaaaaatgaggaaattactCCTGAAGGATCAGAGAGCTGTTCGTAAAAACGGACTTCATCATAGTTGTAGGATTATTaatgaattatattatttatttgtatctcgTATTATCTACTGCCTAGTACAGTTGTAAATTTatgaagccatattttaatcaccACCAAAAATACCATCTAGCTGTTGAAACCATTTATGGAATAGTTCTGTTGTTTTCGTATTTAATGGTAAGAATATTGAAAATCAATACATATACAACTGAAGAAAAATCTAgtttatgtattaataaatgttttcttcacACAGCTTAGAtgtgaaattaagagaaactcaTTTCTATTGCTCAATTCCAGCTTTAGGAACTTTGAAAATCATGCTTTCTGTTTACACTAAGTATACAATACTGTCACTACAAGTTCTCAGATATGTTAACCAGATGACGGTTTTCATGAAAATATAAACTCTCCCAGACATTATTCCCTGAACTCCACAATAGTTGGTCAAAAAGGTGAGAAGAGATCAAACTCTTGATCAATCAGTTGCATTAAAGTCtctcatttattaataaaattaagtgaGAGGCAGCCATAACTAAATGAAGTCTATGTAATCAACCATACACAGAAGAGTGAGTAGTTGTGCATTTCTTATTCTATTCATTATGTAATTATCCTAAAACTTTATGTTAAAATTTggtagacaaaaagaaaatgaaaaaaaaacctgtataCACTCACTGTCTTTGATTATCTCCTTTGCATGTTTCACCACACAATCTGGAGATGAAAAGGTGACTAAAGTAAAAAGGAGTTGGAAGTTTTACTGTATGGATCTAGCTAATCAGAACTCCTTGTAAGCAGATTCTAATGAGGACATCAGTTTCCTGGGTTGTGCGAGGGCCAAAATGCAGTGCTTATTCtgactaaataaaaacaatgtaaGGAAAAGTAGATAAAAAGGGAGTTAGACCAATATTACCTGTGCTTGGAGTGGGTGTCTCTGATATCAGCATTCCCAGGTCTCCAGATCCTCAGGGTTTTCACAGATGACACTGAAGAGATATTTGAAGAATTTCAGAAAACCTAGGGGAACTTAAATGAGTACTTGGTTGCATCATTATATAACAGTGTGTGACCTTTGACTTCGCAacacagaaagtttaaataacaCACGGTACTTAAATGAGAAGCaaatgataatttaataaaaaaaaaacctcaagggCAAAATTAAATTAAGAGTCCTTAAAGTTGAGGTTGTTCGAAAACAGAGGAATCTTAGGACATTCCTTTGAAACCCagtaaagtattattttttatttagcctTGTTTTTCCAATATGCCACTCATTGTGTTATTTTATTCTTGATGCTTCCTTCCCCCATTTTGCATGTTAAAAAATCAGGTTAACAGAATTCCAGGTCTCATCCTTAGGAATTGCAGAACCAGAATTCAAATCCTCACCCAACCCCAGGTATTAcctgttattttatatttaagattatTGTTTTCAACGAAGTTTAGAATGCTAAAATGTTTTTGAGAATGAAATTAGAGTGGTTAATAAAACCTGAGAAAGAATTCTAAGTGGAATGTGTGGAAGTGACAGTCCCGCACAAAtaactcaaagcagaaaaaggACCATAAATCCTGTTCCACGTAAGTCCAACAGGAAGAATTACTCAGATATTGAAATTGCATGGAATCCACTGGACTGCCTGTCTGCTATCACCTAAGTCATGCAGGGTTCTTTCCATGTTATAATTGCTTGTTTCTTTTCCATGCAAAATTTTCAGGTGGCCTTATTGCACGAGATTATGTGCCCTTTTGCACCTGATTATCTGCCCATAAAAATACCTGTTCTCTATAACTAGATAGATTCACACAATGGCTTAGCCTCTTAAATGTGTGGATAAGAGCAGAGGGCAAAGGAGAAAAGGCAACTAGAGGGAGCAAAGTCCCAGATAATTGTTTCTTGCTGTCAGGGTTGTCATGGAGCTTTTCTCCCTACAGGTTTCATGCCCCACTTTGCCATGTCCCTGCTGGATTCTCCCCTCACTTCCCCGTGCTCCTACCATGATCTCATGATTGTGCGATTTTCTTTGTAGTCTTTGAAGTCATTTGAGTCAGAAAGGACCTGGAGATCATCTAGTTGAGGTCCCGTAATTTTCAGTTCAGGAGCCTGAAAGCAGAGGAACTAAGGATTTGCTAAAGATAACACTACTAGCTAGCAATAAAGcttgaaaataattaatatatataatatataatcatatataaataatataaatatatataaagtacagTCAATGTtaacaaaatatgttcattttagTTAGGTACATAAAATCTGTTTGCAAATACCTTGCTTGAATCAATCACCACAGAAGACTGAATAGCAGATAGGTCATTATTTCCTGCACCTAAATGAGGAATTTGAAGCACTAAGGAATTAATTAAGACAAATTTATGACAGAGGCACAACAATGCAGTTTCCATGATGACTTCTGACTCTAACAGTCACTGGTTGTGAGGTCTTGGGAGACATAACATCTGCAAGTCGCATGCAGCTGTAGGTAGTATTATGCAGAGCTGCACTCAGGGAGAATTAAATTGGATTATGCTTAAAAAGAACTTAACAgggtattttgtatatagaatgCCTTCAATTAATTTTAGGcataatttctgttttctgttctgAATTTAGgtcaaaaccaaaaatattaatttttgaagGTGCTCACCTACCTTTTCATTTTCTAGGTATGTAGAAATCTTTTGATAAGATATCACATTTGGTGTCATTTGCTTCAGACATACTTACTAGTAGGAAAGGTATAGTGTAGACAATGAGTTGATTATTTGATTTAACCCTTCCTAATACAATACTACATAAAAGTTCCACTGATAAGGGTTTTAGTGGCTTAATCATTTTAAATGAACAGCTTCTTAAGTCACCTTTGAAAAATGACACCAAGAGTATGACATTTAGGAACAGTGGAAGAACAAAGGGGAAATATATTTGGCCAGGCCAGGCCCATTTATGCTCCACAAATCACACATTGTGAGAGTCGAGATAAATCATCACCTACACTGGAAGGCATAATAGCCCTCAAATGTCTGATATTCCACTGGTAAATAGAGATAATTTATTACCTGCTAACCTCACTTGAGAATCAAAAAACAATATCTGTGTAATGTAACTATACAAGGTGTAGGGTGTTGTACAAATGTAGAGGAAATATGTACACAAACCTGGTCCAAACTCCCCAGTGTGCAGCACATACCTCTATTAGAAAACTTTTCATTCTTACTGTTGAACACTGAGTCTTTATGTTAGTCATTATGTGTTGTGGTTGTTCTTTTGCTCTATTCTCTTCTCACACTTAAGGCATTAGAATTGATAAGGAACTCACATCTGGTTCATTTTACACGTCTGCACAGTCAGCATTCCTGAGGCCTTGAATGGTGCCATCTATGGAAGAAAAGATGAGAGGAGGAAACAAATTTATTCCCAAcaagaaaacaattatttttttttcactcatgcAGCTGGctaattttaaaagcttaaatcAATAATATTGAGTTCAACTACACCCTCCTTATATGAATGCCAACTTTCACTGAAAGATGACCTCACATCTATATGATCATGCTCTCTTTGCAGAGAACTCATACTAAACGGTTATCATTAGTACATTATTTATGAATATACCTTATTTTCAGATTCCCCATGACAGATTTGACAGCTATGTGAGACTTGGGGATGAGCAAATTAAGAACATACAGCCATCTCTCTATATGGAGAGGTAGAAAAATTCAGCTCAAGCTGGGGCTACTACTGACTTGATGCCTGCAGAAGTGCCTGAATCATGCTGAGCCCCATGCATGAAATGAGGACAGTAGATTGAGGCTCTTTAAAATTTCCTAGGGAAATCACATTCACATGATATGTAACCAagaaatattgacatttctgtgatcagactttattttctcataagtagtccagaaaaatataaaaaagtttatCAGCATAGTGACAAGAGTCTTTCAACAAGGGCTAGCAGTTTGGAATTAGATATAACTAATCCCATTTAGTGACCCTATGAAGGGTCCTGGGACATGGAATAAGACAAGGTTGAGAAATATTGGAGGCACCTATTCTCACACGTGATTACATCTCCTCATTCAGATTGAGTGTGTTCAGATGTGCATATGAGTTAGGTTCTCTAGGATGCTGATTCTTTTTCTCCTAGAGAAGCTTTGGGTTTACAAAAAGAACACGCAAAACAATACAGGACTCTTGAATACCACCtcattaacatcttgcattagcgcggaatatttattacaattgatgacagcacatttttgaAATTGTGCTATTAAATATAAGGCATGGTTTATCTTACATTTCATTGTTCATTCAGTAAATGGATTTTTGTTCATTCAGAAAAATGTATTTCGAAATACTTTATTCTGTTCCAATATATGCACTCTAACAtttcttctccacatcctctccagcacttgttgttttcccTTATTTGAATAGTAACCATTCTACTTGGGGTGAAGTGGTATAACTTTGTGATTTTGACTTACATTTCTCTGATGGGTAATGGTATTGAGCATTTTTTCCTGTggtttctggccatttgtgtatcttcttcggagagatgtttattgaggtttttcatccatttttaaaatttgaatgcctttttatTGCTAACTTGAAGGAATTATTTATGTATcgatatttaatatttaaagatattaaacCTTTCTCAGATATGTGGGTtcgaaatatttttttccagttgagTAGGGTGTCTGTTAGCATGCATGATAAAGTCTCTGAGgtgcaaaagttttcaattttgataggCTCtcgttcatttattttttttagattgtttgtgctttgtttatatgaaacCATTGCCTAAGTCAATTTTCTGAAGATGCATCCCTGAGTTTTTAtaggaatttgatagttctgacataatatttaggtctctgatccattttgagatgaCTTTCatataagatgtgagataaggGCTCTCCTTCTTTTTCTGCAAATGAAGAGCCAGTTttaccagcaccatttgttgaggaaagtattctttcttctttgagTTGTCTTTGCCCCTTTGTCAGATCTCAGTTGGCCTTAAATGTGAAGGTGATTTCTGAGCTCAATTCGATTCTGTTGAATAAGGATGGACATTGTGCAGGAAGTTGGTGCCacagcaattaggtaagaaaaagtaataattggCATCCAAATTGAACAGCAGATGTAAAACTATCccttttttgcagatgacatgatcctatatacagaaaatcctgaaaaaaagacaacaaacctcctagaactaatatattaattcagcaaagtggtgggatagaTCAACACCCAAGAACTAGTATTCTttttatacacaaacaatgagtaatcagaaatagaaatcaagaaaaaattccatctacAACACCAAAATGTATCATATATGTAAGAATAAATCAAATCAAGAATGTAATTGACttctacagagaaaactacaagacattgttcaacgaaattaaagaagatataaataaatgaaaggacattctatgttcatggatggAAGAGTAAACATTGTTAAATGTGAGTCCTACTCAAAGTGATTTTtcaatcccaatgaaaattcaAGTAATCTTCTTTGAAGTAGAAGAGCCAATCATCAGGTCTATATGGAAGTATAAGAGGTTGAATTggcaaagccattttgaaaaagaggaGTGGAGTTCATAGATTCACACTACCTCATCttcaaacttactacaaagccaaaGTATTCAAAGCAGCATATTACTGTCTCAAGCACAGATATATAGATCATGtaaactttgaaataatttggAAAGTCAAAAATTTCTATGTTAATAAATTGTATAAGGATGCAGAATTCTTATGAATAAATGTTATAGCGATTGATTTCATGTATTgttttatacaaaatattttaattaaatctttAATTCTGGatatttgctgttttatttttatttctaagaatttaatTCTctctaaatatatcatacataaCGATGGTGActgtaaatcatttaaaaatacttttatttttgagaCTATCTCATTGCATGTATCATATATGTTGGGTATTTGCAACCCACAGCAGTACTCCACTTTTCTGATACcaatatctgttttagtttgtaaaaactgctggaatgaaatataccagtaatggactggatttttaaaaagggaattaagttgcaagtttcagttttaaggctgtgaaaatatccaaactaaggcacctgAAGAAAtgtatcttgactcaagaaaagatgatgggttcagaacacctctctcagctggaagtgcgCATGGTAATGTCTTCAAGCTTTCACTTCTCAGTTCATAAGGCTTTTCCAGGGGCGTCTTCaatttgcatctccaaaggtgtctggctgttTGTGCTGTATTGccactaaaactttttccaaaatggttccttctaaaTGGTTCTGgaaagcaactccaccttgaatgggtgaagacacatctccatggaaaccatctaatcaaatgttaccaccactattggtgggtcacatctccatggaaacagtaaaaatgatcctacccagcaatatgaatgaggattaaagagcatggcttttctgtggcacAGAcagtttcaacccagcacagtaatgctacataatattccattgtatatgtatatatatatatatatatatatatatatatatcacattttgtttatccacttatctgttgatggcacttggatggtttccatcttttggcaattgtgaataatgccactatcaaCATAGATGTGCAAATTTCTGCGTGGGTTactgctttcaaatcttctggGTGTATAATGAGTAACAGAATTGCCATGTTATAAGTCACCccaatatttacttttctggaaAATTCCACAGCTACTGCACCATTTGAAATCTGCACcatcagtgaataagtgttccattttgcccacattctctccaacatttctgGCCTCCTGATTGCTTAGTGgtggccattcttatagatgtgagatgacatctcatttcagttttgatttacacttccctaatagctaatgacaatgaacatctcttcctttcttttttacttatttgtatttcctttttggaaaaatgtcaatgCATATCTAGTCT
This region of Tamandua tetradactyla isolate mTamTet1 chromosome 9, mTamTet1.pri, whole genome shotgun sequence genomic DNA includes:
- the LOC143645914 gene encoding olfactory receptor 5AN1-like, with amino-acid sequence MIGGGNITRITYFILLGFSDFPSILAVLFIIFLLIYITTVTWNLCLIVLIRMDSHLHTPMYFFLSNLSFIDICYVTSTAPDMLFNFFQQQRTISFVGCMVQYFIFSSMGLSESCLLAVMAYDRYATICKPLLYSSIMSPSLCSRMTLGLYMAGLSGSLPQLCALLQLHFCGPNVIRHFFCDLPQLLKLSCTDPFFVQIMLAILTITYGIASAIIVMLSYGYIVLSIMKITSAKGRSKAFNTCASHVTTVSLFCTSICFVYFSFSSGGSSSFDRFSSFFYTIFIPMLNPVIYSLRNKEIKEALKRFQNKRRLC